DNA sequence from the Bradyrhizobium diazoefficiens genome:
GGAGCTGTCGCGGCGCTACGTCGGGGCCGTCGGCCAGTTGAAGGCGAACCAGGCGCAGCTTGCGAGGTCCGCGCCCGAGCTGCTCTCGACGCTGCACCGGCACCATGACGCCTTCCGTGCCATGCTCCAGGTCAATCTCACCGTTCTCGCGACCGCGCATGCAGTCTCCGAAAGCGTCGTGCGTGGCGTCAATGCCGAGATACAGAAACGCAACGTGCCAAATACCTATACCGCGGCGGGACGCCGTGCGACGCCAGGCCCGCGCCACATCACGCCGCTTGCGGTGAGCCGCTCGCTCTGAGCGCAGACGAAAACTGTCTCCAATTTTACGAAAAATCGCGTGGCAAAAGCGCCGCGCGGTTAGGCACGTTTGCTTACCGGATATTCAATCCTACTGTTCCATGGTTGCGTATTGAGAGGGGTTGGGATTTGACTCACGCAAGGCAACCAGGAGGCTGCCATGAGTACAGATTTCAGCATCCGGCCGGTGGGGATACCGGCCCCCGCGCAGATCGTCACGACGTCAAATTCGGCGGCGAACGATGCGGTGCAAACCGATTTGCCGGCGAGGCAGACGGTCTCCGCGAGCGATACGAGCGCGCCTGTGCGCAATGATTTGCAGAGCAACGAGAGCATCTCGCGCCAGGTCGTATTCGACCAGGCCGCTGCATCCATGGTCTTCCAGGTCGTCAACGACAAGACCGATGCGGTGGTCAATCAGTTCCCCGACGAGGCAATGCTGCGCCGGCGGGCTTATTTCCACGCATTGGATTTGAAGTCGGAGCCCTCGCGTCCGCTGAACACGGACCTCAGCGCCTGACGATCAGGTGTCGAGTGTAGCCTGGGCGGTGTCGAGATAGCTCGAACCGGTTGCGGGATCTGTCACGGCGTTCTTGATCTGCGCCTTGCCTATGTTGGTCAACGTGAATTTGGTGTCTCCGAAGCGAACCGAGGCGTCCTTGATCAGCACCTGCTGATACTGTGCCGTGCTGCCGCTCTGGTATCTGACCTGGGCGCGAAATCCACTGACGTTCGAGACCGTGAGCGAGAAACTTCTTGCCGTCGGCATATGTGCCGTGCCAGGTCCCCTGGTAAAGCGTCGGATCGACCGCCACGTACTTTGTCTTGCTTGGCGTCGAAAGACCGGCAGCCTTATACGAGCTCGACAAGATGCTCATGAAGTCGGCCACGGCTTGTCTCCGTCACGGGCGTCCGGACAGGCCGGCGGCGATGTTTCGGTTGATCTCGATCAGCGGGCGGAAGTGATCGAACTGCGGGCTCATCTGCAGCGCCGCGGTCTGGCTCAGCACGAACACGCTGATATTGGCGATCTTCTGCCGGACGTCGAGCGGCTGCGGGTTGTTGTCGCGCATCGCTTCGCTGAGGAAGATGGTCCAGAGCTTGCGGTTGAACATCAGGGCCTGCGTGGTCTGCTCGCTGAACGGGTCGGCGTTGTTGACGGCGTCCTGCAGCTTGTTGGCTGCCTTAAGCAGAGTCTGCGCCTCGATGTCGCGAGGAGATGCGGTGGTCGTTGCGACACGCGCGTAGGCCGAGGCAGCAGAATTCGACATCAATCACACCTTGGAGGTTACCTAGCCCGTTGAACGCGCTTAAGGATTTGTTTCCCAACCCTAGGCAGCTCCGCTTAAGATTTGCTTACGCGGGTGCTTGGAAGAACTCCGGATTATTACGGGTCGCGGGGTCCTTCGTCGTTCGCGAAGCTAGATCCGCACATGCAAGCTGTAAACACGCCTCGCATGCTGCGCACCAATCTCAGCTAACCTTGCCTTAGCGATCTCCGTAAAAAGAACGGCGGAGCGCTAGCCCCGCCGCGATGTTTCGAGTTGCGATCTTGCGCCGCGAAATTAGCGGAGCAGCTGGAGCACGCTCTGCTGCGACTGGTTGGCGAGCGATAGCGCGGAGACCGCGATCGACTGGCGGGTCGACAGCGCCTGGCTGTTGGCCGCTTCCTCGTTGGTGTCGGCCAGCGTCAGGTTGGACGAGCCGGTCTGCAGCACGTTGATCAGGTTCTTGGAGAAGTCCTGGCGCACCTGCACGATTGACAGGTTCGAGCCTAGCGCCGAACCCTCCGAGCGCAGCGTACTCGAGGCCGCGTTCAGGCTGGTGAGGACCTTGTTGGTCGCACCGTTGTCGATGAAGTCGACGCCGTTGACGAGGTTGCTGAGGCCGAGGCCCGCCGCGTTGAACACCACGCCGTTGATGCCGAGCGTGGAGCTGCCGGTCTCGTTGAAGATGAGCTTCAGCGTATCGCCGTTGAGCAGGTTGACGCCGTTGAAAGAGGCGTCCTGCGAGGTCGTGTCGATCTGTGCCAGGATATTGTTGAACTGGTTGACGAGGTTCGAGCGCGCCGTCTGCGCGACCGGATCCTGGATCGGCGGCTGGGCCGTCGTGAAGGCAACCGTACCGGTGATCGTGCCACCGACGACGCCGCCGGCAGTCACCGAGCCGAGCGTCGAGGAGGCGTATTCGTTGACAGTGGTGATCGTGAGCACGCCGTTGGCATCGATCGTCGCCGTCAGGTGGTTCGCCTGAAGCTGCGAGTTCAGCTGATCGAGCGTCTTGACGGTGCCGTTTGTGCCGTCACCGAAGGTGACGTTGACCGGCGTGCCGCCGTTGAAGGAGGTAAACGTCAGGGTCTTGCCCGATATGCTCCCTGCGCCCGGCGCGCGTCCCGCGGTGAACGCCGTGCCGGTGCCGGTGGGGCCGGTCAGACCGAACGAGGACAGCGCGTTGCCCGTTCCGGTGATCGACAGATCCGCCGTGGTGCCGGTGCTGAGTTTGAGAGCGCCGTTCACGACCGAGGACAGCGACGAACCGCTTGCCGCAACCACGGCACCGCCGCTGACGATGCCGGCGCCCGACGCCAGATCGAGAGCATTCAGCGAATCCTGAACGGTGCCGCCCTGGAGATAGACGACGGAGTTGCCGCTGTTGTCCGTGACGATGTTGCCGATCTTGGTGGACCCCGTCGGAGCGGCAGCAGGCACGGCAGCGTTTTTGAACGTGACCGTCTTGCCGTCCACATTGAGCGTTGAGCCGTCCTGAACCAAGGTGCCCAGCGTCGCCGAGGTCGTCAGGCGCGCTTTGGTCACATTGACATTGCCGGAGCCGGTCGCGGTCGTCAGACCGAGCGCCTTGAGGAAGTCGGCCTTGCCCGTGATGCTGAGGTCGGAGCCCGTACCAGTGGTGAGGGTGAGAACGCCGGAGGCGATGGAAGCGTTGGCGCCCGACGAGTTCGACAGCGTCGCGGTACCGCCCGTGATGGCAGCCTTTTGCACGCCACTTGCGAGGTCGATCGCATCCGTCACATCCTGGACGGTTGCGGCCGGGGCGGCGTTCGTGCCGAGATAAACCGTCGAGTTGCCATTGCCGTCGGTGACGACGTTGTTGTTCTTGCCGGAGCCGGCAGGAACGTTGGCGGCCGCAGGCGCAGCGCCGGCCCTGAAGGTGATGGTCTTGCCGTCGACGACGAGCACATCGCCGTCCGACGGAGCACCGTTCGCCGCGATAGTGGTCGCGCTGGGTGCACCGAGCAGAGTCAGACCCGCAGCCAGGCTGGCCGCGGTGCCTGCACCGTCAGGAGCAGCCGAACCGACGAGCGACTGCGAGATGCCGCCGAGGGTGGTCGCGGTGGTGGCCGGAGTCGTGCCGCCAGCGGTACCGTTGGTGACGACATTGCCGGTTGCAGTTGCGTAGGTATAGCTCGTCGTGCCGCGAAGGTCGGCAGGCGTCGCGCCGGGGATCGTGGTCGAGATGTTCGACTTGGTCGAGTAGCCGACCGTCGTCTGGAGCGCCTGGTTGGCGATCGACTTGGCGCTGTCGATCAGCTTCTGCAGCGAGGTGATGCCGGTATTGGCGGCCTGCAACACCTGCACACCGTTGTTGATGCCATCGAGGAGATTGCTAATGTCGCTCGCCCTGTTGTCCAGCCCCTGTGCCGTGAAGAAGTTGGTCGGGTTGTCGAGCGCGGTGTTGACCTTTTTCCCGGTCGAAAGGCGCTGCTGCGTCGTGGACAGTAGATCGGCCGTCGATTGCAGCGACAACAGGTTCTGGCGAACTGACGCCGAGAGAACGATGTTGGACATTGGCGGGTCTTCC
Encoded proteins:
- the flaF gene encoding flagellar biosynthesis regulator FlaF, coding for MSNSAASAYARVATTTASPRDIEAQTLLKAANKLQDAVNNADPFSEQTTQALMFNRKLWTIFLSEAMRDNNPQPLDVRQKIANISVFVLSQTAALQMSPQFDHFRPLIEINRNIAAGLSGRP
- a CDS encoding DUF1522 domain-containing protein, whose amino-acid sequence is MSNIVLSASVRQNLLSLQSTADLLSTTQQRLSTGKKVNTALDNPTNFFTAQGLDNRASDISNLLDGINNGVQVLQAANTGITSLQKLIDSAKSIANQALQTTVGYSTKSNISTTIPGATPADLRGTTSYTYATATGNVVTNGTAGGTTPATTATTLGGISQSLVGSAAPDGAGTAASLAAGLTLLGAPSATTIAANGAPSDGDVLVVDGKTITFRAGAAPAAANVPAGSGKNNNVVTDGNGNSTVYLGTNAAPAATVQDVTDAIDLASGVQKAAITGGTATLSNSSGANASIASGVLTLTTGTGSDLSITGKADFLKALGLTTATGSGNVNVTKARLTTSATLGTLVQDGSTLNVDGKTVTFKNAAVPAAAPTGSTKIGNIVTDNSGNSVVYLQGGTVQDSLNALDLASGAGIVSGGAVVAASGSSLSSVVNGALKLSTGTTADLSITGTGNALSSFGLTGPTGTGTAFTAGRAPGAGSISGKTLTFTSFNGGTPVNVTFGDGTNGTVKTLDQLNSQLQANHLTATIDANGVLTITTVNEYASSTLGSVTAGGVVGGTITGTVAFTTAQPPIQDPVAQTARSNLVNQFNNILAQIDTTSQDASFNGVNLLNGDTLKLIFNETGSSTLGINGVVFNAAGLGLSNLVNGVDFIDNGATNKVLTSLNAASSTLRSEGSALGSNLSIVQVRQDFSKNLINVLQTGSSNLTLADTNEEAANSQALSTRQSIAVSALSLANQSQQSVLQLLR